From a region of the Pseudoxanthomonas sp. X-1 genome:
- the pgl gene encoding 6-phosphogluconolactonase, whose product MNLQIDERITQVHAWPDHDALAQALAAQVADDLRAALAERGRATVALSGGTTPVRFFQALAEQPLPWKQVTITLVDERWVDESNARSNAALVRQHLMYGAAAVARFVPLYRSYDDGPEAALPELEAELAQTLPLDVAVLGMGTDGHTASFFPGGDFLAQALDPAGTARVLPMHATAAGEARITLTLPVLAAARHLYLHIEGEQKARTLREALAAQSPPPIAVMLRAAGTPVQTYWCP is encoded by the coding sequence GTGAACCTGCAGATCGACGAGCGCATCACCCAGGTCCACGCCTGGCCCGACCACGATGCGCTGGCGCAGGCGCTGGCCGCGCAGGTGGCCGACGACCTGCGCGCGGCTCTGGCCGAGCGCGGCCGCGCCACCGTGGCCTTGTCCGGCGGCACCACGCCGGTGCGCTTCTTCCAGGCGCTGGCCGAGCAGCCGCTGCCGTGGAAGCAGGTCACCATCACCCTGGTCGACGAGCGCTGGGTGGACGAGTCCAACGCCCGCTCCAATGCCGCGCTGGTGCGCCAGCACCTGATGTACGGCGCGGCGGCGGTGGCGCGCTTCGTGCCGCTGTACCGCAGCTACGACGACGGCCCCGAGGCCGCCCTGCCCGAGCTGGAGGCCGAACTGGCGCAGACCCTGCCGCTGGACGTGGCCGTGCTGGGCATGGGCACCGACGGGCATACCGCCTCGTTCTTCCCCGGCGGCGACTTCCTGGCCCAGGCGCTGGACCCGGCCGGCACCGCGCGCGTGCTGCCCATGCACGCCACCGCCGCCGGCGAGGCGCGCATCACCCTGACCCTGCCGGTGCTGGCCGCCGCCCGGCACCTGTACCTGCACATCGAGGGCGAGCAGAAGGCGCGCACCCTGCGCGAGGCGCTGGCCGCCCAGAGCCCGCCGCCGATCGCGGTGATGCTGCGTGCCGCCGGCACGCCGGTGCAGACCTACTGGTGCCCTTGA